ATCAATTAATACTAGCAGCATGTGGTGGTTTGAAGTCAATCAAATTTAGTAGCATATGGTGCACAATCACAAGTCAAAaattggggcaaaattttgatGACCTTGGGGAACTTGTTTAAAATCAATTGATTCTACTTTGTATATGCATATATCTCCCTATATTTTGTGATCTCACATGATAACTCAACTTTTAAACGCAAGTCTTAAACTTGAAGCAAGTGACATATTACAGGGCAAGTGGGAATCTCGAAGTGATTCTTCATAAAAGGATAATTGAACTTTGAAACTTGAAGTTTAAAGTTCAAATCAACCAACATATCATCAAACAAGTAGGTTCCTCAAGTCATTGTTGACTAGAGGTAATTCCATGTTAatttgaattgcatttcatataaTCCATTTAACCTCttcttgaagaaaaaaagagagaccctaagtttttttgaaaaaagagtgTTAGAATGTTCTCATCACATATAATTCAATTACGTTGTTTTTTGATATTATTTCCTTGACATTCACGTTTTAGATTTCAAtccctaatttttcaattttcaaatttcaaatcccTATTATTTCAAAGGTTAGTCACTTTCATAGCAAGTGCTGCATCCTTAGCAAGCCCATTAATTTCAAAGTcagttttaaatttcaaatctttgtcaattcaaattcaatctctGATTGTTTCAAAAAGTTAATCATTTGCATAGCAAGCGCCATTTCCTTAGCAAGCACATCAGTTTCAAAGTTAGTTTCAAAATCTCTGTCAATTTCAAGTCAAATCTCTAATTGTTTCAAAAGTTAATCACTTTCATAGTGAGTGCCCCTTCCTTAGCAAGTGCATCAATTTCAAagtcaatttcaaatttcaaatctgtcaatttcaaattcaatctttgatTATTTCAAAAGTTAGTCATTTCCGTAGGAAGTGTCACTTTCTTAATAAGCGTATTTGGTTAAGATCAACCCCTGGTGATCATGTGTGCCTTCTCAGTTATTTTTGTAAAGAATGTCTCTTCCGCATCAAGtgtatttggctaaaatcaacACCGGGTGATCATATATGCCATGTTAGCCACTCTCATAGAGAGTGCCACTTCTATAATAAGCATAAAATAATTTTGCCAGTAAAAGTATTTTATAACATTTCTAATTCatgaaatttcatttactaGCACTTCCATCGAAAAAATACTACTTGTCTCATCTATTTTAGCATCACGCCATTCTTGCATTCTTTTTTCAcaataaaaaatccaaaaaatcaaacgaaaaataaaatataagtaaaaaaatatataaaaaaactcAGGGTCTACTTTAATATTCAATTATATCTGTTTGAGTGAACCACCTCTTGACTTGAGTCCTTTACACAAATACATAGGCAGCTATTTAAGGAGTTTGGTTACATCTGATTCCTATTTAAGGAGTTTGGTCACATCTTTCAATTTTACCGTCTATTCGTAGCATGACTTTCTATCAGTAGCACTAAcatttttatttgcatttttgcATGGTGTAAGGCCAAAATTCGATATtgtctattttttttgtttggaacCTCGTGCAGATGCAAAATTTTGACCCTACCTAAAAATTTGATTTGCCAAGATCTTTACTTCACATTTTTTAAGTCATATGTATAGTActtatttttagaatttaaatataaattttttaatttaattcacttttttttatttaatttttttggcattttaaaggTAATACAAGTATGCTTGTTTCACTCTTATGCAGTTCTTGAGCCTCAAATAAACTTGTTTCAACTTGAGAGAGTTTGTTAGGCTCAATCCCAACTCCTAAAATCTCAAACCCAAgttttaagaaaattaaaatccaAAACACACAACCTCAAAAcccaaagaaagtgaaaaaaaaaaaacgaagagTCAAAATTCCCAAACTCACTTAATGCAAGATATCTTATTCTTCTTATACTTAGCACTACTTGTACTATTTCACtatgcttttctttcttccaagtATTTCTCACATAATTCACACACTAACCTCATTTTCACTCTCTACTCTATTCACTTTCTCTCCACTAAAAGAACACACTTCATTCTCTTCACCTTTCTTTTTCTCgggtcctctctctctctctctctctctctctctctctctgtgcaTATACCACATACCAGCCATCAAGAACACATACTTCACTCAGACACAATTCACTCAATCCCTTTTTCCCTTAGCATTCTTTGTGCTTCCTCACACACTAACACACATATAATTAAAATCCTTTCTCTCTCAGACTCTCTCTCAAAttttacacacacacacttcaTAATTGCACATGCTTCATAGAAACACACATATAGCCCATGCACACACATATTTTTGAACAGGAAGAATAGGCTAAGTAGGCAATAGAAGAAGCAGAGGAGCTTCGTGTGATTGTCAAGATTTTGCTCCAAAATTTTCTAGCCAAAGACCTATCTAAAGCCACTGTAAAATCCCACATCCTTTCCtttatacttttcttttttacatgTTTAAAGCTTTATGACCTTTTTCATTTAGCAATGGAAGTTTGATgttttattgaatttttttgtcttctacatttaataatatattaatcTAGGTGCTAGTAGGCTTACGGTAATTTTTCTAGTTTGAGATTTGTAAGTTTCCtgcataaaaaaataaaaattaaattcttAAGTAGGGTTCTGTTCTTGCTTTAATTCGTTATATTTGCTATTATTTCTTGCTAAATTAGAATCATGGTTGCAGTGCAAATTCTGTGAGAGTTATCTTGATAGAGGTTTTACGACAATTAGAATTAGTTTGAAAGGGTTACCAAAAAAACTATTGTAAATTGATCATTTGACATGCTTTCGATCAGATTTTGTGAAAATTGACATTGAAAATGAAATCTatgtgaaaaatgaaataaaaagtgTGGTTTTGATAACATTTAGTCATCAATCACTAGAACTgttaaacgagccgagtcgagctcgagcacaCGACAATCGAGTTCGACACAAACATCTAATCGAGCTAGCTCGAGCTCGCTCGATTAGTAATTTGAGTTTCGCAAGCTGTTCGAGATTGACTCGATGTACTTGGTagaaaactcgagctcgagctcaagctcgaactcgagttcacaAAGCGAGCCAAGCTTattgagctcgaactcgatttTGAACTCGAGCCGAGCTTATCGAGCTcgaaactcgagctcgagctcttTTACGGAAGATTGCATATCAGCTTCTTGTACACTCATATTcagtttgacaaaaaaagaaCAACACATTCCCTGATATATCATCCACTCAATTCGACAATGCAAAATAGAAATATCATAAGCACGAGTAGCAAAAAAGAAGTTAAAACTGCAGCTCAAACTATCAAATGGAGGAACAAAATGTCCAAACTCGGCATCAAACTAGATCagattacaaaataaaaaattacataAAAGAGTCCAAACAATTAAACATCAGCCATCAATACGTTTTAAGCAGTTTCTAAAATGTTCAAACTCTAGACCAAGAGTTAAAAACAACTTTCTTGGGTGAAAACAACTTGTAAACGATGCAGCTTTTGAACGAAATTAGCATGTGAATGAATCAGCTTGCACCAAGAAGCATCAACAGCCACCAAATCAGGTTGTGAGTGATTCAGGAAGTTCAACTTCCTCAAATGTGATTGATTCGGCCGCATCAAGTGATTCCTACAAAATAAAAGTATGAAAGTTataaaattcttccaaatcAGATATAAAGAAACTgtaacaacaacaaaaacatcCAATCAATTATTTTCGCGAGACTTATTCTTTAGGCCATGAAGACTGCGGATCCAATCGTTGCCGCAAAGCAACATTTGCACCATCTCAACTAACATAGAAGCTCGTCGATCATCGATCAATTACTCTACCTCCGGTGCTGAAGGTAGATTCTGAAGCCACAGTTGTAACAGGAATGGAGAGTATATCGGCAGCCATTCTCGACAAGATAGGAAATCTCAATCTTTCCCTTTTTCACCAACCCAAAACATCCAGATTTGCATTTGCATCACAAGTATACCTACTTTCCTCTAAATAAATATCTGAATTTGATTTCTCTGGTGGATCCCTGTCAATTTCACTCACATgcatatgaaacttttctttaccAGTTAAAACGGCGGGTCCAGTCATTTTCTGTTTCTTACTAGAAGAACTAGAACCTTCATTTTGTCTCCTTTTTACAACCTGCCTCTGTTGTTGTTCAGAATGGGAAACAATGTGACAATCAACATATTCATTGTAAAGCTCATAAAGAATGTCTCTAGTCTCAGCCGTGAATCTAGGAGCTGCATCCTTACCATAAATCACCGAAAAAACATGATTAATAAGAAACATTTTGTATCTCGGATCCAAAATTGCACCCAAAGATAGTAGCACATTACTTTCCCCCCAATACTTATCAAATTTAGCAGACATACTTCCAGCCATAGCCCAAATATGCTTAAAAGGGTCAAGAGCTTTTTCATTTAAAAGCTCTTTAATCCTATAGAGCTCCGTAAGAAAAATGTTAGCTGTTGGATACTCGGACTCGGAAATCATATCAGTGATTTCATGAAATATTTCTAGAAATTTGCATACTTCTTCCACTTTCATCCACTCAAAATCAGTAGGAATATAGTGAAATCCGGGGTTAATGTCTGCATATCTTGGAAAGATATCCTTGAACTCTAAACCCGAAACTAACATTAAATAGGTGCTATTCCACCTTGTTGGACAGTTCAAAATTAGCTTTCTAGAGGGTAACTGAAGctgttttttaattttggcAAATTCAAGAAGTCTAGATTCAGAATTGTTCAAGTACTTTATCCTTCTCTAACAACATCAATCACACCACCAAATTGACCAAGACCATCTTGCACTAAGAGATTAAGTATATGTGCACAACATCtaacatgaaaatttttttctccAATACTTAATCTCTTTCTTAGATAAAAAATTCTCTCTAAGTCTTCTAATGCACACATCATTGTATGAAGCATTATCAACAGTTATGCTAGAAACCTTATTCTCAATCCCCCAATCAATAAAGCACTTACTTAGAACATAAGCTATAATAACTCCAGTATAAGGAGGATGAGCATTGCAAAAATTCAACACACTTTTTTGTAGCACCCAATCAGAATCAACAAAATGATCAATCACAATcatatattgaatttttttacCAGATTTTCACAAATCTGTGATAATACTAATCTTACCAGCACCTTTCAACAATGATTTTAGCTTCCTTTTTTCAATTGTATAAGTACTAATGCAATCTTTCTTAACAATCTGtcgattaatttttttataaaatggaGAAACcgttttcatgaatttgttgaaAACTACATAATCCATCATAGAAAAGGGGTACTTATATGCAAGAATCATGTGTGATGCAAACTCTCTTACATTGGCATGATCATACGAGAAATTTGTGATGGAAGTGATACCATCACTTGGGGTTTCGGTGAATGACAACACTTGttgcttttatttgctttgcttCCCAATTGTAGGCAAGAATTTAAGTGTCTCTTTTGCTGAGATGTGGCTCCGGTTGCACTTTTGGCAAAAAGTTCTTTGTAATGATTGCACTTCACTTTGACCGTATCACTATCTAGCACTACTGTTATCATTTCATCCCATATGCTggatttcttcttcctttgcttTTTCTCAAAAGGACCAACTCCTTCATCTCCATCTACTTGTTGTTCTTCTTCATTGCCCTCATCTTCTATCGTTTCTATCTCATCTTCACTCATTTCATCAGCTCTTTCTTCATTGTAGTTCAATTGTTCCACGCCTTCCTTATTTTTTCTCCATCATAGGACTTGATAAGGAACCTTGAAATGAGTTGAATGGAGAGCTATACATTCCTTAATCAAAGCACATTGAATAACCAATACAGATTTTGATtagccaaaacagaaatttagaATAACATTTCTAAGAAATAAGGTACAACAGTAATAAAACAGATTCCAAGAAATAATGCCCATTTCAAGTCAGTTTTAACATTTCTTTAACTTGTTCCTATCTCAGTTCTCAAGCTTACATTCAGATTAATGAAATAACAGAGAAAAGCTCTTAAAAACTCTtaaaatggcaatccaaacaaaaagtTAGTTTTGCTGAAATGAAGAAActaaaatgaagaaagttttgCCTTGCAGAATCTTCTAGGTTGAAAAATGCTTTCACTGTCAAgcttaaacaaaagtacaaaacaGGAAGAAATATCACATGCTAAAGAAAAGAAGATGACTAGCTGTGTTAAAGTTTTGTCCACTGTTTGCTATATGGCTAGCGCTGTTAAAGTTCTGTCACTTATGGTTGACTATTACATCTTTTCCAGGTACTACAAAGAGAGGCAACATTGGGTTGATACTTACTTTTCAGTGTTCATTAATCAATAAGAAGTTGCAGATCGTGAAAGCTGTCATTTCATTACTAGAAACAGACATTTTCATAGTCCAAGAAGTTTGCAGCTTGTTAAAGCTGTCAATTGATTTCTGAAAATTGACATTTTATGGTCCATGATGCATACCTACCTGCCCTTCCTAACAGTATAACTGTACTTATCAGAAGTATCATAACAGACAGTTTAGAGTGCCATTTTAAGACGATTGGTGGAAACTTTTGCAATTCGCAAGCGCTTTCAAGGAAATTTATGGACATCAATACAGGAAGCTACATTTAACCGAAAGAGTTAAATGTATGGGAATTGAATACTTTGGCTTTCTTTTAACAAAATATTTGGCATCATCAATAGTCAGTTCTATAACATGGAttcgaaaatgcagaaatcaAAGAGCACAGAGACAAAAAGTGATCTTTCCTTCTTTATTTTCTTAGAGACACAAGTTTAATCGTAACAACTATTCCATGGTCTAAACGAAATGAAACATCGAACTCCAGCTTCAGGTGTCGAAGGAAGGTAACGCAGTAGTGATGCACGTAATCTCATAGAAGAATATGTGGGCATTTCAGGCGAAATTTGACACTTATGCAACAATCCAGAACAATGGGTAAAAAAATGGTTATTTAACGGGTAAAAGACATGCTATTTGAAACCAAAATCTACTAAGTGATGCATAAGCAATCCGTGCAAGtgaaatttgggataaaacacaGAGATAAAATACAGGAAGCCAACGGGATACGAGGAAGCCATACAGGATACAAGACTATCCACCATTAACCAAAACCCACACAACTTATTAAAACCAAtataaattgcaaaaattgagaaGAAATGGTTACCAGATTATGCAGCGAATTGGGATATGGTAGAGGCCCCTGACTCTATCGAGGTGGCTCCGTATGGCGCGGCTCACGGATTCACGACAAGGGGATTGGATGATGGCGGTGAGATGGTGGACGGATTGCTGATAGAGGTGAGATGAATGGATTGGTGAGTCGGTGACGGTGGTGAGAATGAAGGGTGCGGCTACGGCTGTGGAACGGGAAAAGGAAAGAccgaaagagaaaagaaaaaattagtgCTGGCACCTGGTAGTGAGATAGTGGACGGATAGGTGATGGTCCTGATGGAAGTGAGATGATGAATGAATTGGTGAATGGTGAGTCGGTGACGGTAGTGAGAATGGAGGGTGCGGGCGTGCAGCTGCGGCTGCGGAAGGGGAAAAGGTAAGAccaaaagaggaaagaaaaattaggGCTACAAACGGGAGAATGACTTAGGTTAGAGTGCCACATACATAATGAAATAACGCTAATACCCCTACTCTTCGAGCCTACCGAGCTTAAACGAGCCGAGCATAACTTGGCTCATGTATTAAACAAGTACTAAgtagagctcgagctcgaatcgTTTCTCTCTGAAAACGAGCCGAGCTGAGCCCTTATCGAGCCGGATCGAGCTCGGCTCGCGAGCTACCCGATTCGATTAACAGGTCTATCAACCACCAGAGGTGGCTTGGTAACAGTTTCAGAATCTCCATAGCTACCAATCATTTTGACTTGggaggaaagaaaaataagaagagagaaagaagaaagaaaaagaaggaaaaagaaaagataagaaaataaagACTTAGTAATACTACATCATTTTGGATAATTTGCTATAAAAAACTATACCATTCCACTAAAAGAGTAATAAATAAGTTTTAAAATCAGAAACAGAATTTGTAAATTGACCTTTGAATTTCTGAATAATTTTACTACGACTATGAGACTTTGACTCTTTTACATTTAGTGATGGAGTTCAAGTTGTTCAAGTCGATCGTCATGCTCAAGTTGATCCCGTTGTGGTACTGGTGAGTCCAATGATGTGAGATCGAGTCAAACACTTTAATGAGTCATTGCAATCCATGGTTCATGTTGTCTAAGAATCAATTGGAGTGCCAAACATGGTTTAAACCAAACATTCAAGTATAGTTAATTTACTTCAAACCGAGGTTGAAGAGGGGGCTTGATGGCCGAATGATCCAGCACTTATGGAGTTGTTAGTTTAGTCGTTAGTTTAGCATTAGTTAATCATTATTTTGGATTAGCTTAAGCTAATAAATGGACTAGCTTTTAGAGTTTGAATCCAACTTTAGTTAGGATTTTGGGCCGGATTAAAAGGTCCAACTAGTTGTGTTTTCGTTTGGACTAGTTTCATTAGGTTGTATCAAGAAACATTAAATGATGACATTTGTCTCTTTCATGAAAGATGTATGACATTTCATAGAAAATTTCTTAAGAGTTGCTCTCTTGGCTCTCGAGCTTTTTTTGAACACTTATAATCGTTTTCGTGTTCATTCGGCTTATTAATCAAGTTCATCATCCTTGATTGCGACGCCTACTAtcgtttttgttttcatttagcCTAGTTTCATACTTTCACTAGGTTGTATCTGTACGCgataaaaatttcaagtctgcaaaacgacaagaaaaagaaatacacgacaaatatgtACTATATAAACTTAGAAAAATATGTAGGTACAATCTCTGGAAGTTTCTCGAACTTATGGAGAGCTTCCTtcgattcttctcctcgaacaccaatccaagggcttcgcagcttgttcttggattCACCACCGgttccttcaaatcttgatatggaagacTTGAAGGGCTTGAAA
This region of Coffea arabica cultivar ET-39 chromosome 3c, Coffea Arabica ET-39 HiFi, whole genome shotgun sequence genomic DNA includes:
- the LOC113735858 gene encoding zinc finger BED domain-containing protein RICESLEEPER 2-like, producing MSEDEIETIEDEGNEEEQQVDGDEGVGPFEKKQRKKKSSIWDEMITVVLDSDTRRIKYLNNSESRLLEFAKIKKQLQLPSRKLILNCPTRWNSTYLMLVSGLEFKDIFPRYADINPGFHYIPTDFEWMKVEEVCKFLEIFHEITDMISESEYPTANIFLTELYRIKELLNEKALDPFKHIWAMAGSMSAKFDKYWGESNVLLSLGAILDPRYKMFLINHVFSVIYGKDAAPRFTAETRDILYELYNEYVDCHIVSHSEQQQRQVVKRRQNEGSSSSSKKQKMTGPAVLTGKEKFHMHVSEIDRDPPEKSNSDIYLEESRYTCDANANLDVLGW